From Mauremys mutica isolate MM-2020 ecotype Southern chromosome 15, ASM2049712v1, whole genome shotgun sequence, one genomic window encodes:
- the LOC123350611 gene encoding butyrophilin subfamily 3 member A2-like, whose amino-acid sequence MATRWRLCVCSLGILLLAPCSLSEEFSLAGSLHPVVEVVGQDVVLPCQLSPQAGLPSMDVQWRKAGPGFILVHEYMHEDTQDLPGEGYQTRTSLFLQEFSSGNVSLKLKQVQVADTGTYHCFVRNPQWTLEATTELQVAAVAPVFIDVLGPRGQGIGLACRSAGWFPKPELRWIGKNWQNLAMEIVTNMTQNVENLYSVVSHVTVTEGEDNGDISCIVRNGLLETERQSAIHLSGDIFPRVSPWLAAFWVMFTLVLIAAGTCAYLGYTAKRKASQKKRSKEEALLNLETEKKTWEAERQELHKTIASKEKKIKELEQASQKKGWFG is encoded by the exons ATGGCGACACGGTGGCGGCTCTGTGTGTGCAGCCTGGGGATCCTCCTCCTGGCGCCGTGTTCTCTATCTG AGGAGTTCTCCCTGGCTGGCTCCCTGCACCCTGTGGTGGAGGTAGTTGGCCAGGATGTGGTGTTACCCTGCCAGCTCTCACCCCAAGCTGGGCTGCCCAGCATGGACGTGCAGTGGAGGAAAGCTGGGCCAGGATTTATTCTGGTTCATGAGTACATGCATGAGGATACCCAGGACCTGCCGGGGGAGGGTTACCAGACCCGGACATCACTGTTCCTGCAGGAGTTCAGCAGCGGGAACGTCTCACTGAAGCTGAAACAGGTCCAAGTGGCAGACACTGGGACATACCATTGCTTTGTAAGGAACCCACAGTGGACCCTGGAAGCCACCACTGAGTTACAGGTTGCAG CTGTGGCTCCAGTGTTCATTGACGTGCTGGGCCCCCGGGGTCAGGGGATCGGGCTGGCCTGTAGATCTGCAGGCTGGTTCCCCAAACCTGAACTCCGGTGGATTGGAAAGAACTGGCAGAACCTGGCAATGGAGATTGTGACCAACATGACTCAGAACGTGGAGAACCTGTATAGTGTTGTGAGTCACGTCACTGTCACAGAAGGGGAAGACAATGGAGACATCAGCTGCATAGTGCGGAATGGCCTGCTGGAGACCGAGAGGCAATCGGCCattcacctctcag GTGACATCTTCCCCCGTGTTtctccctggctggctgcatTCTGGGTGATGTTCACTCTGGTTCTCATTGCTGCTGGCACTTGTGCATATCTTGGATACACAG CGAAGCGAAAGGCCTCTCAGAAGAAACGCTCTAAAGAAGAAGCTCTGTTAAATCTTG AGACTGAGAAGAAGACCTGGGAAGCAG